A single Candidatus Cloacimonadota bacterium DNA region contains:
- the ppdK gene encoding pyruvate, phosphate dikinase yields MKIGILGGTFDPIHFGHLKIAEYCKNELGLDQVFFVPSGNPPHKKPVASYKQRKEMLALALEGKNGFKLLELERSDDNSNSYTYHTLIKLQKLYPADDLYFIIGEDNVPEIKNWFKFKKLLQLAQFVVLSRNINDRFQKGPLDYIDKLKFIEIPKIPISSQEIREKLTNGVSIEKLVPEKVLTYIINNSEYSERKRGNMKKQVFYFGKTQVDGDKSLKELLGGKGANLAEMCSIGISVPPGFTLTTEICKYFTEHENNYPLNLREEVENNLKKLENEMGMKLGDPNNPLLLSVRSGAAQSMPGMMDTILNLGLNDSVVEKFGEASNNPRFAWDAYRRLIQMFGNVAHGIDGEYFEEILTQIKRKKDLSVDLQLSTEDLKMIVAQFKEVYKTQLGHEFPQDPKQQLWESIDAVFGSWNNKRAIEYRKINSITGLLGTAVNVQAMVFGNMGNDCATGVAFTRDPSTGKNEFYGEFLVNAQGEDVVAGIRTPQEITQKGSKNWAKNANVPEDERKEKYPSLEELMPEVYKELYTIQKKLENHYKDMQDLEFTIQKGNLFLLQTRTGKRTAHAAVKIAVDMVKEGIIDKEIAIMRIDPAQLDQLLHPSFRDAEKKKAIKEGRLLAKGLPASPGAAVGKVVFTSEDAVKAKEQNVPVILVRKETSPEDISGMHSANGILTQLGGMTSHAAVVARGMGKCCVAGCGDISFTEQKDKSLCFIANGEEIHGGDFISLDGGTGEVIKGKIGTETPTFSNEFNELMDWSDEISKLEVHANADNPKDSTVARRYGAKGIGLCRTEHMFFEEDRIDYVRGMILAETEADRKYPLSELKKVQIEDFKGILEVMQGFPVTIRLLDPPLHEFLPKSDDKKGIEKLSQKFGKSLLDIKSTINKLKEFNPMLGHRGCRLGVTFPDIYKMQVEAIIEASCYLVGKGVDVQPEIMIPLVCDVSEFSFIEEFARKLADEIIKEKGVNLHYKIGTMIEIPRACLVADEIAKEAEFFSFGTNDLTQMGFGFSRDDAGKFLKQYVEKGLLENDPFQSLDQKGIGQLVKIAVEKGRSVNKNLTIGICGEHGGEPKSIEFCHKVGLDYVSCSPFRVPIARLSTAQAEIKNS; encoded by the coding sequence ATGAAAATCGGAATACTTGGCGGAACTTTTGACCCTATCCATTTTGGTCATTTGAAAATTGCAGAATATTGCAAAAATGAGCTTGGCTTGGATCAAGTGTTCTTTGTTCCATCCGGTAATCCTCCCCATAAAAAGCCGGTAGCATCCTATAAACAGAGAAAAGAGATGCTTGCTCTGGCACTTGAAGGTAAAAACGGTTTTAAGTTGCTCGAACTGGAAAGAAGTGATGATAATTCCAATTCTTACACCTATCACACTTTGATAAAATTACAGAAGTTATATCCTGCTGACGATCTATATTTCATTATCGGTGAAGATAATGTTCCCGAGATTAAAAATTGGTTTAAATTTAAAAAACTGCTGCAACTTGCCCAATTTGTGGTTCTGAGCAGAAATATAAATGACCGGTTTCAAAAAGGACCATTAGATTACATTGATAAATTAAAATTTATTGAAATCCCTAAAATCCCAATTTCCTCACAGGAAATTCGGGAAAAATTGACCAATGGAGTATCAATTGAAAAACTGGTACCCGAAAAAGTATTAACATATATTATAAATAATTCCGAATATTCGGAACGAAAAAGAGGTAATATGAAAAAGCAAGTATTTTATTTTGGAAAAACACAGGTAGATGGTGATAAAAGTTTGAAAGAACTACTTGGCGGCAAAGGTGCAAATTTGGCGGAAATGTGTAGCATTGGCATTTCTGTTCCCCCCGGATTTACACTCACTACGGAAATTTGTAAATATTTTACTGAGCACGAAAATAATTATCCCCTAAATTTGCGAGAAGAAGTTGAAAACAATCTTAAAAAATTGGAAAATGAGATGGGCATGAAATTGGGTGATCCCAACAATCCTTTACTCTTGTCGGTTCGATCCGGTGCTGCTCAATCTATGCCCGGAATGATGGATACGATTCTTAATTTGGGCTTGAATGATTCGGTCGTGGAAAAATTTGGTGAAGCTTCAAATAATCCCCGTTTTGCCTGGGATGCTTACCGCAGACTTATTCAGATGTTCGGTAATGTTGCTCACGGAATTGATGGTGAATATTTTGAAGAAATTCTAACTCAGATAAAAAGAAAGAAAGACCTTTCCGTTGATTTGCAATTATCAACGGAAGATTTAAAGATGATTGTCGCCCAATTCAAAGAAGTTTATAAAACGCAACTTGGGCACGAATTCCCTCAAGACCCCAAACAACAACTATGGGAATCCATTGATGCTGTCTTTGGTTCATGGAATAACAAGCGTGCTATCGAATACCGAAAAATAAATTCGATTACCGGTTTGCTGGGAACTGCGGTAAATGTTCAAGCAATGGTATTTGGAAATATGGGTAACGATTGTGCTACCGGAGTTGCTTTTACACGAGATCCTTCCACAGGTAAAAATGAATTTTACGGTGAATTTCTCGTTAATGCTCAGGGGGAAGATGTGGTTGCAGGTATCCGTACACCCCAAGAGATCACCCAAAAAGGTTCAAAGAATTGGGCAAAAAATGCAAATGTTCCCGAAGATGAGCGAAAAGAAAAATATCCTTCCTTAGAGGAATTGATGCCCGAAGTTTACAAAGAACTTTATACAATCCAAAAAAAACTTGAAAACCATTATAAAGATATGCAGGATTTGGAATTCACGATTCAAAAAGGTAATCTTTTTCTTCTCCAAACCAGAACAGGTAAACGCACCGCCCACGCCGCCGTAAAAATTGCTGTAGATATGGTAAAAGAAGGTATAATTGATAAGGAAATCGCTATTATGAGAATTGATCCTGCCCAACTCGACCAATTACTTCACCCAAGTTTTCGGGATGCTGAAAAGAAGAAAGCCATAAAAGAAGGAAGGTTGCTTGCAAAAGGACTTCCTGCTTCCCCAGGTGCAGCAGTTGGAAAAGTTGTATTCACATCAGAGGATGCAGTAAAAGCAAAAGAACAAAATGTTCCGGTGATTCTTGTCCGAAAAGAGACTTCTCCTGAAGATATTTCAGGGATGCATTCTGCAAATGGAATCCTCACCCAACTTGGTGGAATGACTTCTCACGCTGCTGTTGTAGCAAGAGGAATGGGAAAATGTTGTGTTGCAGGATGCGGTGATATTTCTTTCACAGAGCAGAAGGACAAGTCTCTTTGTTTTATTGCAAATGGCGAAGAAATTCATGGCGGCGATTTTATCTCTCTTGATGGTGGAACCGGTGAAGTTATCAAGGGAAAAATCGGTACGGAAACACCAACGTTTTCTAATGAGTTCAATGAATTAATGGACTGGAGTGATGAGATTAGCAAACTTGAAGTTCATGCAAATGCAGATAATCCCAAAGATTCAACGGTTGCCAGAAGATATGGTGCAAAAGGAATCGGATTATGCCGAACAGAACACATGTTTTTTGAAGAAGACAGGATTGATTATGTGCGTGGTATGATTCTAGCTGAAACAGAAGCAGATCGCAAATATCCTCTTTCTGAATTAAAAAAAGTACAAATTGAAGATTTTAAGGGAATATTGGAAGTGATGCAGGGATTTCCTGTAACCATTAGACTTCTCGACCCTCCTTTGCATGAATTTTTGCCAAAAAGTGATGATAAAAAGGGTATTGAAAAGTTGAGTCAAAAATTCGGTAAATCCCTTCTTGACATTAAATCAACAATTAATAAATTAAAAGAATTCAATCCCATGCTCGGACATCGGGGCTGCCGACTCGGAGTAACTTTTCCAGACATTTATAAAATGCAGGTTGAGGCAATAATCGAGGCTTCCTGCTATTTGGTGGGAAAAGGTGTAGATGTTCAACCGGAAATTATGATTCCGCTCGTCTGCGATGTTAGTGAATTCTCATTTATCGAAGAATTTGCACGCAAACTCGCTGACGAAATTATCAAAGAAAAAGGCGTGAATCTTCATTATAAGATTGGAACTATGATTGAAATTCCTCGTGCTTGTCTTGTTGCTGATGAAATCGCAAAAGAAGCTGAATTTTTCTCTTTCGGGACAAATGACCTAACCCAAATGGGCTTTGGCTTTTCGCGTGATGACGCTGGAAAATTCCTAAAACAATATGTTGAAAAAGGTTTGCTGGAAAATGATCCCTTCCAATCCTTAGATCAAAAAGGGATTGGGCAGTTGGTGAAAATTGCGGTTGAAAAGGGACGTTCCGTAAACAAAAACCTAACTATCGGAATCTGCGGTGAACATGGTGGAGAACCCAAATCCATAGAATTTTGCCATAAAGTTGGCTTGGATTATGTTAGTTGCTCCCCATTCCGAGTTCCAATTGCAAGATTATCCACAGCACAAGCAGAAATAAAAAATAGCTAA
- a CDS encoding rubredoxin, whose product MKENVKYICSICGYVYDPVENEGIPFEELPEFWLCPICAVEKDMFNKLDD is encoded by the coding sequence ATGAAAGAGAATGTAAAGTATATCTGTAGTATTTGCGGCTACGTTTATGATCCGGTAGAAAATGAAGGAATTCCCTTTGAGGAATTACCTGAATTTTGGTTATGCCCTATTTGTGCGGTTGAGAAAGATATGTTCAATAAATTGGATGATTAG
- the bamD gene encoding outer membrane protein assembly factor BamD: protein MKFNIQKLLVIIFAISIVACAHHQKVDNMTISRKMQKADRLYDNHKYNRAKDIYEIITFESRGDTLIRKAQFRLANSYFHLKLYEDAIYEYQELLRLYPLSSYAQNSLFMLGKSYYKISNPPSYDQTETIKAIEYFIQYLSNYPDAENGAEAENIIYTCRNKLLEKKYDNADLYFIMGYYNASLMYLKEILVLNRTSDIDEKSSILAAKIYIDQKDWDSLAILLERFRKNYPNHPYIKVIEQFIVE from the coding sequence ATGAAATTTAATATTCAAAAATTGCTTGTAATAATTTTTGCCATTTCCATCGTTGCTTGTGCACATCATCAGAAGGTTGACAATATGACAATCTCCCGGAAAATGCAGAAAGCCGATCGACTTTACGACAATCATAAATATAATCGAGCAAAAGATATTTACGAAATTATTACTTTTGAAAGCAGGGGTGATACTCTTATCCGAAAAGCACAATTCAGATTGGCAAATTCCTATTTTCATTTGAAACTTTACGAAGATGCTATTTATGAATATCAGGAATTACTGCGTCTTTATCCGCTATCAAGTTATGCCCAAAATTCTCTTTTTATGTTGGGTAAAAGTTATTACAAAATCTCCAACCCACCTTCTTATGATCAAACCGAGACAATAAAAGCAATCGAATATTTTATTCAGTATCTTAGCAATTATCCAGATGCAGAGAACGGTGCAGAAGCAGAAAACATAATTTACACTTGCAGAAATAAATTACTTGAGAAAAAATACGATAACGCCGATTTGTATTTTATAATGGGGTATTACAACGCTTCGCTGATGTATCTCAAAGAGATTCTTGTCTTAAACCGGACTTCTGACATTGATGAAAAGTCCTCAATCCTTGCTGCAAAAATTTATATTGATCAAAAAGATTGGGATTCACTTGCGATTTTACTGGAAAGATTTCGGAAAAATTATCCGAATCATCCTTATATTAAAGTTATTGAGCAATTTATTGTTGAATAA